The following are encoded in a window of Atribacterota bacterium genomic DNA:
- a CDS encoding galactose-1-phosphate uridylyltransferase: YEIHILPKRHIGSIVDLHDSEKKSFAETLKIVTRKYDKLFERSCPYMMALFITPSEKDKYNYFHFHVEFCPPLREKDKIKWMASVETMTWQFINPSSPEEIAEQLRSIN; encoded by the coding sequence CTTATGAAATTCATATTTTGCCAAAACGTCACATAGGCTCTATTGTTGATTTGCATGATTCAGAAAAAAAATCATTTGCTGAAACATTAAAAATTGTGACTAGAAAATATGATAAATTGTTTGAAAGATCCTGTCCTTATATGATGGCTTTATTTATAACACCTTCAGAGAAGGATAAATATAACTATTTTCACTTCCATGTTGAGTTTTGCCCACCATTAAGGGAAAAAGATAAAATCAAGTGGATGGCAAGTGTAGAAACTATGACCTGGCAATTTATCAATCCATCATCTCCTG